CCCCATTTGAGACTGAAGTATATGCGCTTTCTCatcctacagttacaaataacaacttaatattctgaatgaagtagcagcctacctgttggctccTGGTCGTTGTTGCCTATAGTTAGAATTAAAATAATGTAATTAAAAGTTTATCTTCCATTCATTAGATATCTTGTGCCACACATTGAGGCTCTATGACTGTGGCCTATTGCcgctttgatgacttatgattggccaacaaaAAGCTGCACGCTCCACTATCGTGAAAAGAAGGAGCAGCAACATAAATCataacatgtctctctctctctactgcagcagtTGAGTTCAGATCTGTACGGGCCCTtccggacaagtcagttaaaTTAAACATACCCGAGAGCCATGACAATCAAATCAGGTCTGACCCAGACCTGTaacattatttagaattctggatccAGATCCGCTTATGTCCCAGATTGGTTCTCAGGTATTCAGGTACAGGTGGATTCGTGAAGACCTCTAGTTCAGATTATATTTTCACAGTCAAGCAGGAATATGGCTTCTGTCCTaggtgtgtattctctggtggcGTATTAAGTTACTCAGGCTAAAGTAATTCTGCCCACAGACAGAacagtggaaaggcttctctcctgtgtgcactcTCTGGTGACTGATTAATTCAGATGTtgtaataaaactcttcccacaatcagagcaggagtaaggcttctctccagaatGTCTTTTCTGGTGACGGCGCATGTTACCATGTTGAGAGAAACTGTCCCCAcaatcagagcaggagtaaggcttctctccagaatGTGTTCGCTGATGTTGTTTAAAGTTACTTATAAGAGAGAAacactttccacagtcagagcaggagtaaggtcTCTCCCCAGTGTGAACTCTCCGGTGAGTGGTTAAATGAGTTGACGTTCTGAAGCACTTCCCACAGACAGAGCAggaataaggcttctctccagtatgtTTCCGCAGGTGTCTTTCAAGATATGATGGGAATGGGAAACTCTTCTCACAGTGTGGGCAGTGGTGAGACCCCTTAGCTTTGCTTTCTTCATGGTGTTGCTCTCTGGACGTTTCAACTTCAACC
This portion of the Salmo trutta unplaced genomic scaffold, fSalTru1.1, whole genome shotgun sequence genome encodes:
- the LOC115190630 gene encoding gastrula zinc finger protein XlCGF42.1-like, with product MMDGENKPSLLLFFTEPKSEGPDCNSGAQSEQQAPEMASVKQEDCSQTLGLNVNIKDEVKEEEIETFVYHGPSGELKEETEEQKVLLLKGEGPDYADLKVEVETSREQHHEESKAKGSHHCPHCEKSFPFPSYLERHLRKHTGEKPYSCSVCGKCFRTSTHLTTHRRVHTGERPYSCSDCGKCFSLISNFKQHQRTHSGEKPYSCSDCGDSFSQHGNMRRHQKRHSGEKPYSCSDCGKSFITTSELISHQRVHTGEKPFHCSVCGQNYFSLSNLIRHQRIHT